A DNA window from Streptococcus parapneumoniae contains the following coding sequences:
- a CDS encoding ATP-binding protein, which yields MAYPIKYIENNLVWNKDGECYAYYELVPYNYSFLSPEQKIQVHDSFRQLIAQNRDGKIHALQISTESSIRSAQERSKNEVTGKLKAVAYDKIDQQTDALISMIGENQVNYRFFIGFKLLLNDQEFSMKSLTVEAKNALSDFVYDVNHKLMGDFVSMSNDEILRFQKMEKLLENKISRRFKIRRLDKDDFGYLIEHLYGQTGTAYEEYEYHLSKKKLDNETLIKYYDLIKPTRCLVEEKQRYLKIQQEDETVYVAYFTINSIVGELDFPSSEIFYYQQQQFTFPIDTSMNVEIVANRKALSTVRNKKKELKDLDNHAWQSDNETSSNVAEALESVNELETNLDQSKESMYKLSYVVRVSANDLDELKRRCNEVKDFYDDLSVKLVRPFGDMLGLHEEFLPASKRYMNDYIQYVTSDFLAGLGFGATQMLGENEGIYVGYSLDTGRNVYLKPALASQGVKGSVTNALASAFVGSLGGGKSFANNLIVYYAVLYGAQAVIVDPKAERGRWKETLPEISHEINIVTLTSDEKNKGLLDPYVIMKNPKDSESLAIDILTFLTGISSRDGERFPILRKAIRAVTNSEVRGLMKVIEELRVENTPLSTSIADHIESFTDYDFAHLLFSNGYVEQSISLEKQLNIIQVADLVLPDKETSFEEYTTMELLSVAMLIVISTFALDFIHTDRSIFKIVDLDEAWSFLQVAQGKTLSMKLVRAGRAMNAGVYFVTQNTDDLLDEKLKNNLGLKFAFRSTDLNEIKKTLAFFGVDPEDENNQKRLRDLENGQCLISDLYGRVGVIQFHPVFEELLHAFDTRPPVRKEV from the coding sequence ATGGCATATCCAATTAAATACATTGAAAACAATCTCGTCTGGAATAAAGACGGGGAATGTTATGCTTACTATGAGCTTGTTCCTTACAATTACTCATTTCTAAGTCCAGAACAGAAAATACAAGTGCATGATTCTTTCAGACAGCTTATCGCACAAAATCGTGATGGCAAAATTCATGCTTTACAAATCAGTACAGAATCCAGCATACGTTCTGCACAAGAGCGTTCCAAAAATGAAGTCACTGGCAAGCTCAAAGCGGTTGCCTATGACAAAATCGACCAACAGACAGACGCTTTAATATCCATGATTGGCGAAAATCAAGTGAACTACCGTTTCTTTATCGGCTTTAAGTTGCTTCTCAACGATCAGGAGTTTTCTATGAAAAGTCTTACCGTTGAAGCAAAAAATGCTTTGTCTGATTTTGTCTATGATGTGAACCATAAGCTGATGGGCGATTTTGTTAGTATGAGTAATGATGAAATCCTGCGTTTTCAGAAGATGGAAAAGCTCTTAGAAAATAAAATCTCTCGTCGTTTCAAAATCCGCAGGTTAGATAAGGACGACTTCGGCTATCTGATTGAACACCTTTACGGACAGACAGGCACTGCCTATGAAGAGTATGAGTACCATCTATCAAAGAAAAAGCTGGATAATGAAACGCTGATTAAATACTATGACTTGATTAAGCCTACTCGCTGTTTGGTGGAAGAAAAACAGCGATATTTGAAAATCCAGCAGGAAGATGAAACCGTCTATGTAGCTTACTTTACCATTAACAGCATTGTCGGAGAACTGGACTTCCCGTCCTCTGAAATCTTCTACTACCAGCAACAGCAATTTACATTCCCGATTGATACGTCAATGAATGTGGAAATTGTAGCGAATCGTAAAGCCCTATCTACTGTCCGCAATAAAAAGAAAGAACTGAAAGACTTGGATAACCACGCTTGGCAAAGTGATAATGAAACCAGCTCCAATGTGGCGGAAGCTCTGGAAAGTGTGAATGAGCTGGAAACCAATTTAGACCAAAGCAAGGAATCTATGTACAAGCTGTCTTATGTGGTAAGGGTATCAGCAAATGATCTTGACGAACTCAAACGTCGTTGTAATGAAGTGAAAGATTTTTATGACGATTTAAGCGTAAAACTGGTACGACCATTTGGGGATATGCTCGGCTTACATGAAGAATTTTTACCTGCCAGCAAGCGTTATATGAATGATTATATTCAATACGTGACCTCTGATTTCCTCGCTGGTTTAGGTTTTGGTGCTACTCAAATGCTGGGGGAAAATGAGGGGATTTATGTTGGCTACAGCTTAGATACTGGACGCAATGTCTATCTGAAACCTGCTCTTGCCAGTCAAGGGGTTAAGGGTTCAGTAACCAATGCGTTAGCGTCGGCTTTTGTTGGTTCGCTGGGTGGTGGTAAATCCTTTGCGAATAACCTTATCGTCTATTATGCGGTGCTTTATGGGGCACAAGCAGTGATTGTAGACCCAAAAGCAGAACGTGGCAGATGGAAAGAAACCTTGCCAGAGATTTCCCATGAAATCAATATCGTCACTCTGACTTCTGATGAGAAAAACAAAGGCTTACTTGACCCTTATGTGATTATGAAAAATCCCAAAGATTCTGAATCACTGGCTATTGATATTCTGACATTCCTTACGGGGATTTCCTCTCGTGATGGGGAACGCTTCCCAATCCTTAGAAAAGCCATTCGTGCAGTAACCAATAGTGAAGTACGAGGGTTGATGAAAGTGATTGAGGAATTACGGGTTGAGAATACGCCACTAAGTACCAGTATAGCCGACCATATCGAAAGTTTTACAGACTATGACTTTGCACATTTATTATTCAGTAATGGTTATGTGGAGCAGTCTATCAGCTTAGAAAAACAACTGAACATTATACAGGTTGCGGACTTGGTACTTCCCGACAAGGAAACTTCCTTTGAGGAATATACCACTATGGAGCTTTTATCCGTTGCTATGCTGATTGTCATTAGTACCTTTGCTTTAGACTTTATCCATACAGACCGAAGCATTTTCAAGATTGTAGATTTAGACGAAGCATGGAGCTTTTTACAGGTAGCACAAGGAAAAACACTATCTATGAAGCTGGTTCGGGCTGGTCGTGCTATGAACGCTGGGGTATATTTCGTGACCCAAAATACAGACGACCTCTTAGATGAAAAACTGAAAAATAACCTCGGCTTAAAATTTGCATTTCGTTCCACTGACCTTAACGAGATTAAAAAGACCTTAGCCTTTTTTGGTGTAGACCCAGAGGACGAAAACAATCAGAAGCGATTGCGTGATTTGGAAAACGGGCAATGCCTTATCAGTGATTTATATGGTCGTGTCGGTGTGATACAGTTCCACCCTGTATTTGAAGAACTGCTCCATGCCTTTGATACCAGACCACCTGTGCGAAAAGAGGTGTAA
- a CDS encoding antirestriction protein ArdA, which yields MDDMQVYIANLGKYNEGELVGAWFTFPIDFEEVKEKIGLNDEYEEYAIHDYELPFTVDEYTSIGELNRLWEMVSELPEELQSELSALLTHFSSIEELSEHQEDIIIHSDCDDMYDVARYYIEETGALGEVPASLQNYIDYQAYGRDLDLSGTFISTNHGIFEIVY from the coding sequence ATGGACGATATGCAAGTCTATATTGCGAATTTAGGCAAATACAATGAGGGCGAATTGGTCGGTGCGTGGTTTACCTTTCCCATTGACTTTGAGGAAGTCAAAGAGAAAATCGGCTTGAATGATGAATATGAGGAATACGCCATTCATGACTACGAGTTACCCTTTACGGTTGACGAATACACTTCCATTGGCGAACTCAATCGACTATGGGAAATGGTATCGGAATTACCCGAAGAATTACAATCGGAGCTATCTGCTCTGCTCACTCATTTTTCAAGCATTGAAGAACTAAGCGAACATCAAGAGGATATTATCATTCATTCCGATTGTGATGATATGTATGACGTGGCACGCTACTACATTGAAGAAACGGGTGCTTTAGGCGAAGTACCAGCTAGTCTTCAAAACTATATTGATTATCAAGCCTATGGTCGGGATTTAGACCTTTCAGGAACGTTTATCTCAACCAATCATGGGATTTTTGAAATCGTCTATTAA
- a CDS encoding conjugal transfer protein produces the protein MRKEDLMMKFRKNQNKEKQIPKEKKPRVYYKVNPHKKVVIALWVLLGLSFSFAIFKHFTAIDTHTIHETTIIEKEYVDTHHVENFVENFAKVYYSWEQSDKSIDNRMESLKGYLTDELQALNVDTVRKDIPVSSSVRGFQIWTVEPTGDNEFNVTYSVDQLITEGENTKTVHSAYIVSVYVDGSGNMVLVKNPTITNIPKKSSYKPKAIESEGTVDSITTNEINEFLTTFFKLYPTATASELSYYVNDGILKPIGKEYIFQELVNPIHNRKDNQVTVSLTVEYIDQQTKATQVSQFDLVLEKNGSNWKIIE, from the coding sequence ATGAGAAAGGAAGATTTAATGATGAAATTTAGAAAAAATCAGAATAAAGAAAAACAGATACCAAAGGAAAAGAAACCTCGTGTCTACTATAAGGTCAATCCTCATAAAAAGGTTGTGATTGCCTTGTGGGTACTTTTAGGGCTTAGTTTCAGCTTTGCGATATTCAAGCACTTTACAGCTATAGATACTCATACTATTCACGAAACAACTATCATAGAAAAGGAATACGTTGATACTCATCATGTAGAAAATTTTGTAGAGAACTTTGCGAAAGTCTACTATTCATGGGAGCAATCCGATAAGTCCATTGATAATCGAATGGAAAGTCTAAAAGGCTATCTGACAGATGAACTTCAAGCTCTCAATGTTGATACAGTACGCAAAGATATTCCTGTATCGTCTTCTGTAAGAGGATTTCAGATATGGACGGTAGAGCCAACTGGCGACAATGAGTTTAATGTAACCTACAGTGTAGACCAGCTCATTACAGAGGGAGAAAATACAAAGACCGTCCACTCTGCTTATATAGTGAGTGTCTATGTAGATGGTTCTGGAAATATGGTACTGGTTAAGAATCCGACCATTACCAACATACCTAAGAAATCAAGTTATAAACCAAAAGCCATTGAAAGTGAGGGGACGGTTGATTCCATTACAACCAATGAAATCAATGAGTTTTTAACGACGTTCTTCAAGCTCTATCCTACAGCGACAGCCAGTGAACTTTCCTACTATGTGAATGACGGGATATTAAAACCAATCGGAAAAGAGTACATCTTTCAAGAACTGGTAAATCCTATTCACAATCGTAAGGATAATCAAGTCACGGTATCGCTGACAGTGGAGTATATCGACCAGCAGACCAAAGCAACGCAGGTATCTCAATTTGATTTGGTACTTGAAAAGAACGGGAGTAATTGGAAGATTATAGAATAA
- a CDS encoding cysteine-rich KTR domain-containing protein, translated as MCPVCGNKTRLKIREDTELKKFPLYCPKCRQENLIEIKQFKVTVITEPDAKTQSR; from the coding sequence TTGTGTCCTGTATGTGGAAATAAAACACGATTAAAGATAAGGGAAGATACTGAATTAAAAAAATTCCCCCTCTATTGTCCGAAATGCAGACAAGAAAATTTAATTGAAATAAAGCAGTTCAAAGTAACTGTGATTACAGAGCCAGACGCAAAGACGCAGAGCCGATAA
- a CDS encoding lysozyme family protein: MKLKTLVIGGSGLFLMVFSLLLFVAILFSDEQDSGISNIHYGGVNVSAEVLAHKPMVEKYAKEYGVEEYVNILLAIIQVESGGTAEDVMQSSESLGLPPNSLSTEESIKQGVKYFSELLASSERLSVDLESVIQSYNYGGGFLGYVANRGNKYTFELAQSFSKEYSGGEKVSYPNPIAIPINGGWRYNYGNMFYVQLVTQYLVTTEFDDDTVQAIMDEALKYEGWRYVYGGASPTTSFDCSGLTQWTYGKAGINLPRTTQQQYDVTQHIPLSEAQAGDLVFFHSTYNAGSYITHVGIYLGNNRMFHAGDPIGYADLTSPYWQQHLVGAGRIKQ; this comes from the coding sequence ATGAAGTTGAAAACTTTAGTGATTGGTGGTTCTGGATTATTCTTGATGGTCTTCTCACTGCTTCTGTTTGTTGCCATTTTATTTTCAGATGAACAGGACAGCGGAATTTCCAATATTCATTATGGAGGTGTGAATGTTTCCGCAGAAGTGCTGGCTCATAAGCCTATGGTAGAAAAATATGCCAAAGAATATGGCGTTGAAGAATATGTCAACATACTTCTTGCGATTATACAGGTGGAATCGGGCGGTACTGCGGAAGATGTTATGCAGTCCTCGGAATCCCTCGGTCTTCCACCTAATTCATTGAGTACAGAAGAATCCATTAAGCAAGGTGTGAAGTATTTCAGTGAATTATTAGCCAGTAGCGAAAGGCTCAGTGTAGATTTAGAATCGGTTATCCAGTCCTACAATTATGGTGGTGGTTTCTTAGGGTATGTGGCTAATCGTGGAAATAAATATACCTTTGAACTGGCTCAAAGTTTCTCAAAAGAGTATTCAGGTGGCGAAAAAGTGTCTTACCCCAATCCCATAGCCATACCTATCAATGGGGGCTGGCGATACAACTATGGCAATATGTTTTATGTGCAACTGGTAACGCAGTATCTTGTCACAACAGAGTTTGATGATGATACGGTACAAGCCATCATGGACGAAGCACTGAAATATGAGGGCTGGCGATACGTTTACGGTGGAGCTTCCCCGACTACTTCTTTTGATTGTAGCGGACTGACACAATGGACGTATGGAAAAGCTGGAATTAACTTACCACGAACCACACAACAGCAATATGATGTGACCCAGCATATCCCACTATCGGAAGCACAAGCTGGCGATTTGGTTTTCTTTCATTCTACCTATAACGCTGGCTCTTATATTACTCATGTTGGGATATACCTTGGCAATAACCGTATGTTTCATGCAGGCGACCCAATCGGTTATGCCGACTTAACAAGCCCCTACTGGCAACAGCATTTAGTGGGAGCAGGACGAATCAAACAATGA
- the mobT gene encoding MobT family relaxase: MEGFLLNEQTWLQHLKEKRLAYGLSQNRLAVATGITRQYLSDIETGKVKPSEDLQQSLWEALERFNPDAPLEMLFDYVRIRFPTTDVQQVVENILQLKLSYFLHEDYGFYSYSEHYALGDIFVLCSHELDKGVLVELKGRGCRQFESYLLAQQRSWYEFFMDVLVAGGVMKRLDLAINDKTGILNIPVLTEKCQQEECISVFRSFKSYRSGELVRKEEKECMGNTLYIGSLQSEVYFCIYEKDYEQYKKNDIPIEDAEVKNRFEIRLKNERAYYAVRDLLVYDNPEHTAFKIINRYIRFVDKDDSKPRSDWKLNEEWAWFIGNNRERLKLTTKPEPYSFQRTLNWLSHQVAPTLKVAIKLDEINQTQVVKDILDHAKLTDRHKQILKQQSVKEQDVITTKK, translated from the coding sequence TTGGAGGGATTTTTACTGAATGAACAAACTTGGTTACAGCATTTAAAAGAAAAACGCTTGGCTTATGGACTATCTCAAAACCGTTTAGCTGTTGCGACTGGTATTACAAGGCAGTATCTAAGCGATATTGAAACAGGAAAAGTCAAGCCATCAGAGGATTTACAGCAGTCCCTTTGGGAAGCTCTGGAACGCTTCAATCCCGACGCTCCCCTTGAAATGCTGTTTGATTATGTAAGGATTCGCTTTCCGACAACAGACGTACAGCAGGTGGTCGAAAACATCTTACAACTGAAACTGTCCTATTTTCTTCATGAGGACTATGGTTTCTATTCTTATTCAGAGCATTATGCTTTAGGCGACATATTCGTCCTTTGCTCCCATGAACTGGACAAAGGAGTTCTGGTGGAATTGAAAGGTCGTGGGTGCAGACAATTTGAAAGCTATCTTCTGGCACAACAAAGAAGCTGGTATGAGTTCTTTATGGACGTTTTGGTGGCTGGCGGTGTGATGAAACGCCTTGACCTTGCCATTAACGATAAGACAGGGATTTTGAATATCCCTGTACTCACTGAAAAGTGCCAACAGGAAGAATGTATCTCCGTCTTCCGCAGTTTTAAAAGCTATCGCAGTGGCGAACTGGTACGCAAAGAGGAAAAGGAATGTATGGGAAACACCCTCTATATCGGTTCATTACAAAGTGAAGTTTATTTCTGTATCTATGAAAAGGACTACGAGCAGTACAAGAAAAATGATATTCCCATTGAAGACGCAGAAGTAAAAAACCGTTTTGAGATTCGATTGAAAAATGAGCGTGCCTATTATGCAGTCCGTGATTTACTCGTCTATGACAATCCAGAGCATACCGCCTTTAAAATTATCAATCGGTATATCCGTTTTGTAGATAAAGACGATTCCAAACCTCGTTCTGATTGGAAACTGAATGAAGAATGGGCTTGGTTTATTGGGAACAATCGTGAACGATTAAAACTAACCACAAAACCAGAGCCTTACTCCTTCCAAAGGACGCTGAACTGGCTATCTCATCAAGTTGCCCCGACCTTAAAGGTTGCGATTAAACTTGATGAAATCAACCAGACGCAGGTTGTAAAAGACATTCTCGACCATGCGAAACTGACAGACCGACACAAGCAGATTTTGAAGCAACAGTCAGTAAAAGAACAGGACGTGATAACAACAAAAAAATAA
- a CDS encoding conjugal transfer protein, whose amino-acid sequence MKKIRSYTSIWSVEKVLYSINDFRLPFPITFTQMTWFVVSLFAVMILGNLPPLSMIEGAFLKYFGIPVAFTWFMSTKTFDGKKPYGFLKSVIAYALRPKLTYAGKKVTLGRNQPQEAITAVRSEFYGISN is encoded by the coding sequence ATGAAGAAAATACGAAGCTATACCAGTATCTGGTCTGTGGAAAAGGTACTGTATTCTATCAATGATTTTAGACTTCCGTTTCCCATAACCTTTACGCAAATGACATGGTTTGTCGTGTCACTCTTTGCAGTGATGATACTTGGCAACTTGCCCCCTCTTTCCATGATAGAGGGAGCATTTCTCAAATACTTTGGGATTCCTGTGGCTTTCACATGGTTTATGTCTACAAAAACTTTTGATGGTAAAAAGCCTTATGGATTTTTGAAGTCTGTCATTGCTTATGCACTGCGACCAAAGCTGACCTATGCAGGAAAAAAAGTAACGCTTGGCAGAAACCAGCCACAAGAAGCCATTACAGCAGTTAGGAGTGAATTTTATGGCATATCCAATTAA
- the tet(M) gene encoding tetracycline resistance ribosomal protection protein Tet(M) — protein sequence MKIINIGVLAHVDAGKTTLTESLLYNSGAITELGSVDKGTTRTDNTLLERQRGITIQTGITSFQWENTKVNIIDTPGHMDFLAEVYRSLSVLDGAILLISAKDGVQAQTRILFHALRKMGIPTIFFINKIDQNGIDLSTVYQDIKEKLSAEIVIKQKVELYPNMCVTNFTESEQWDTVIEGNDDLLEKYMSGKSLEALELEQEESIRFHNCSLFPVYHGSAKNNIGIDNLIEVITNKFYSSTHRGQSELCGKVFKIEYSEKRQRLAYIRLYSGVLHLRDSVRISEKEKIKITEMYTSINGELCKIDKAYSGEIVILQNEFLKLNSVLGDTKLLPQRERIENPLPLLQTTVEPSKPQQREMLLDALLEISDSDPLLRYYVDSATHEIILSFLGKVQMEVTCALLQEKYHVEIEIKEPTVIYMERPLKNAEYTIHIEVPPNPFWASIGLSVSPLPLGSGMQYESSVSLGYLNQSFQNAVMEGIRYGCEQGLYGWNVTDCKICFKYGLYYSPVSTPADFRMLAPIVLEQVLKKAGTELLEPYLSFKIYAPQEYLLRAYNDAPKYCANIVDTQLKNNEVILSGEIPARCIQEYRSDLTFFTNGRSVCLTELKGYHVTTGEPVCQPRRPNSRIDKVRYMFNKIT from the coding sequence ATGAAAATTATTAATATTGGAGTTTTAGCTCATGTTGATGCGGGAAAAACTACCTTAACAGAAAGCTTATTATATAACAGTGGAGCGATTACAGAATTAGGAAGCGTGGACAAAGGTACAACGAGGACGGATAATACGCTTTTAGAACGTCAGAGAGGAATTACAATTCAGACAGGAATAACCTCTTTTCAGTGGGAAAATACGAAGGTGAACATCATAGACACGCCAGGACATATGGATTTCTTAGCAGAAGTATATCGTTCATTATCAGTTTTAGATGGGGCAATTCTACTGATTTCTGCAAAAGATGGCGTACAAGCACAAACTCGTATATTATTTCATGCACTTAGGAAAATGGGGATTCCCACAATCTTTTTTATCAATAAGATTGACCAAAATGGAATTGATTTATCAACGGTTTATCAGGATATTAAAGAGAAACTTTCTGCCGAAATTGTAATCAAACAGAAGGTAGAACTGTATCCTAATATGTGTGTGACGAACTTTACCGAATCTGAACAATGGGATACGGTAATAGAGGGAAACGATGACCTTTTAGAGAAATATATGTCCGGTAAATCATTAGAAGCATTGGAACTCGAACAAGAGGAAAGCATAAGATTTCATAATTGTTCCCTGTTCCCTGTTTATCACGGAAGTGCAAAAAACAATATAGGGATTGATAACCTTATAGAAGTGATTACGAATAAATTTTATTCATCAACACATCGAGGTCAGTCTGAACTTTGCGGAAAAGTTTTCAAAATTGAGTATTCGGAAAAAAGACAGCGTCTTGCATATATACGTCTTTATAGTGGCGTACTGCATTTGCGAGATTCGGTTAGAATATCGGAAAAGGAAAAAATAAAAATTACAGAAATGTATACTTCAATAAATGGTGAATTATGTAAAATCGATAAGGCTTATTCCGGGGAAATTGTTATTTTGCAGAATGAGTTTTTGAAGTTAAATAGTGTTCTTGGAGATACAAAGCTATTGCCACAGAGAGAGAGAATTGAAAATCCCCTCCCTCTGCTGCAAACGACTGTTGAACCGAGCAAACCTCAACAAAGGGAAATGTTACTTGATGCACTTTTAGAAATCTCCGACAGTGACCCGCTTCTGCGATATTATGTGGATTCTGCGACACATGAAATCATACTTTCTTTCTTAGGGAAAGTACAAATGGAAGTGACTTGTGCTCTGCTGCAAGAAAAGTATCATGTGGAGATAGAAATAAAAGAGCCTACAGTCATTTATATGGAGAGACCGTTAAAAAATGCAGAATATACCATTCACATCGAAGTGCCGCCAAATCCTTTCTGGGCTTCCATTGGTTTATCTGTATCACCGCTTCCGTTGGGAAGTGGAATGCAGTATGAGAGCTCGGTTTCTCTTGGATACTTAAATCAATCATTTCAAAATGCAGTTATGGAAGGGATACGCTATGGTTGCGAACAAGGATTATATGGTTGGAATGTGACGGATTGTAAAATCTGTTTTAAGTACGGTTTATACTATAGCCCTGTTAGTACCCCAGCAGATTTTCGGATGCTTGCTCCTATTGTATTGGAACAAGTCTTAAAAAAAGCTGGAACAGAATTGTTAGAGCCATATCTTAGTTTTAAAATTTATGCGCCACAGGAATATCTTTTACGAGCATACAACGATGCTCCTAAATATTGTGCGAACATCGTAGACACTCAATTGAAAAATAATGAGGTCATTCTTAGTGGAGAAATCCCTGCTCGGTGTATTCAAGAATATCGTAGTGATTTAACTTTCTTTACAAATGGACGTAGTGTTTGTTTAACAGAGTTAAAAGGGTACCATGTTACTACCGGTGAACCTGTTTGCCAGCCCCGTCGTCCAAATAGTCGGATAGATAAAGTACGATATATGTTCAATAAAATAACTTAG
- a CDS encoding CD3337/EF1877 family mobilome membrane protein encodes MKPSIVNRIKSNWTLKRLGKVAMTVAFTLVIAIFLLAMLGTVVQAAGLVDDTVNVANEYSRYPLENYQLDFYVDNSWGWLPWNWSDGIGKQVMYGLYAITNFIWTISLYVSNATGYLVQEAYSLDFISATADSIGKNMQTLAGVSANGFSTEGFYVGFLLLLILVLGVYVAYTGLIKRETTKAIHAIMNFVLVFILSASFIAYAPDYIKKINNFSSDISNASLSLGTKIVMPHSDSQGKDSVDLIRDSLFSIQVQQPWLLLQYNSSDIESIGIDRVESLLSTSPDSNNGEDREKIVAEEIEDRSNTNLTITKTINRLGTVFFLFVFNIGISIFVFLLTGIMIFSQVLFIIYAMFLPVSFILSMIPSFDGMSKRAITKLFNTILTRAGITLIITTAFSISTMLYTLSAGYPFFLIAFLQIVTFAGIYFKLGDLMSMFSLQSNDSQSVGSRVMRKPRMLMHAHMHRLQRKLGRSMTTLGAGSAIVTGKKGQSGSGSSARTQADHSRPDGKEKSTLGKRIGQTIGTVADTKDRMVDTASGLKEQVKDLPTNARYAVYQGKSKVKENVRDLTSSISQTKADRASGRKEQQEQRRKTIAKRRSEMEQVKQKKQPASSVHERPTTRQEQYHDEQTSKQSNIQTSYKESQQAKQERPAVKSDFSSPKVERQGNTVQEKTVQKPATSTTTADRTSQRPITKERPSTVQRVPLQNTRSRPPIKTATIKKVGKKP; translated from the coding sequence GTGAAACCATCAATAGTAAACAGAATAAAATCAAACTGGACGCTGAAACGTCTAGGTAAAGTGGCAATGACAGTGGCTTTCACACTTGTGATTGCCATTTTTCTTTTAGCCATGCTGGGAACGGTGGTTCAAGCTGCGGGCTTGGTAGATGATACGGTCAATGTGGCAAATGAATACAGCCGATACCCACTTGAAAACTATCAACTGGATTTTTATGTGGATAATAGCTGGGGCTGGCTTCCGTGGAACTGGTCGGACGGGATTGGAAAACAGGTCATGTATGGACTATATGCCATTACCAATTTTATTTGGACAATCAGTTTGTATGTTTCCAATGCGACAGGTTACTTAGTACAGGAAGCCTATTCCTTAGACTTCATTTCCGCTACAGCAGATTCCATTGGTAAGAATATGCAGACCTTAGCTGGTGTGAGTGCAAACGGATTTTCAACAGAGGGTTTCTATGTTGGATTCCTCTTACTCTTGATTTTGGTTCTTGGGGTTTATGTTGCCTATACGGGACTGATAAAGAGAGAAACCACAAAGGCAATTCATGCCATTATGAATTTTGTGCTGGTGTTTATCCTATCGGCTTCCTTTATTGCCTACGCTCCCGACTACATTAAAAAAATCAATAACTTTTCATCAGACATCAGTAATGCCAGTTTATCACTTGGCACGAAGATTGTCATGCCCCATTCCGATAGTCAAGGCAAGGACAGCGTGGACTTAATCAGAGATAGCCTGTTTTCCATACAGGTTCAGCAACCGTGGCTACTGCTTCAATACAACAGTTCAGACATTGAAAGTATCGGTATTGACCGTGTGGAAAGCCTGCTCTCCACCAGCCCAGATTCCAACAATGGCGAAGACAGAGAAAAAATTGTTGCGGAAGAAATTGAAGACAGAAGCAATACCAATCTAACCATTACAAAGACCATTAACCGTTTAGGTACAGTCTTCTTCCTATTTGTCTTCAATATTGGGATTTCCATATTTGTATTCCTATTAACAGGAATCATGATTTTCTCGCAGGTACTTTTTATCATCTATGCTATGTTTCTGCCTGTGAGCTTTATTTTAAGCATGATTCCATCATTTGATGGTATGTCAAAACGAGCCATAACAAAGCTCTTTAATACCATTTTGACACGAGCTGGAATCACATTGATTATTACGACAGCATTTAGTATTTCAACCATGCTCTATACCTTATCGGCTGGTTATCCGTTCTTTTTGATTGCTTTTCTACAGATTGTGACCTTTGCAGGAATCTACTTCAAGCTGGGCGATTTAATGAGTATGTTTTCTCTACAGAGTAACGATTCTCAAAGTGTGGGAAGTCGTGTGATGAGAAAACCTCGTATGCTTATGCACGCTCACATGCACCGTCTACAGCGGAAACTTGGACGTTCCATGACTACTCTAGGGGCTGGGTCTGCCATTGTTACAGGTAAAAAAGGACAGTCGGGTTCGGGGAGTTCTGCAAGGACACAAGCAGATCACTCCCGACCAGACGGAAAGGAAAAATCAACACTTGGAAAACGTATCGGTCAAACCATCGGTACAGTAGCTGATACCAAAGACAGAATGGTAGACACTGCTAGTGGTTTGAAAGAACAGGTTAAAGATTTGCCGACCAATGCAAGATATGCAGTATATCAAGGAAAATCCAAAGTAAAAGAGAATGTCCGTGATTTAACCAGTAGTATTTCTCAAACCAAAGCGGACAGAGCCAGTGGACGCAAGGAACAGCAGGAACAAAGGCGAAAAACCATTGCGAAGCGTCGCTCTGAAATGGAACAGGTCAAACAGAAAAAACAGCCTGCTTCTTCTGTTCATGAAAGACCGACTACAAGACAAGAACAATATCATGATGAACAGACCTCAAAACAGTCTAATATTCAGACTTCATATAAGGAATCTCAACAAGCCAAACAAGAGCGTCCAGCAGTTAAGTCCGATTTTTCAAGTCCAAAAGTGGAACGCCAAGGCAATACCGTTCAAGAAAAAACCGTTCAAAAGCCAGCAACTTCAACCACTACAGCAGATAGAACTTCACAACGTCCAATCACAAAAGAACGTCCGTCTACTGTTCAAAGAGTACCACTACAAAATACAAGAAGTAGACCACCAATCAAAACCGCCACCATTAAGAAAGTCGGTAAGAAACCATGA